A genome region from Ptiloglossa arizonensis isolate GNS036 chromosome 4, iyPtiAriz1_principal, whole genome shotgun sequence includes the following:
- the LOC143146012 gene encoding uncharacterized protein LOC143146012 isoform X2, whose protein sequence is MESENSVMLESCGEDSILIQTVKNMVTGNTSAELESEEEGFFVVTDVQSKEQNSIEVSNEESVITQPEERLSWSNLCRVCANINHHLIPIFEGEGLQHDLCSKIHKYLPIHVSETDTLPLQLCYHCAATLLAWHELLEGCLNAERRLLEIQHALQEKQNSEGLEACTQDTSVYNVVESIHQQQETVKGDSYGESTVNDSDRWKNESDGVARLAMIERENANGEEIEYVQCTQCDIVFVNMKYFIDHMNAEHEARMHYCQYCKLVYHGRDKDFEEHMLMHNDGGYEEPKYTAKTETLACVNNVKNSPPEEGPTGNDAKDTLRYTCNFCEKNFTKKSELKKHINKHSDVNQIQNPDETELVSRAKQLINHRISYKCGTCKKVIFTKRGFLRHIRVHFDKRPCKCDLCGKSYRIEQDLARHIRDVHEGLKKYACDICGRAFANKGAKDDHRRIHTGERPYACEHCPKVFRTLNSIYIHNRVHTDYKPHRCSYCGKHFRNRQRLTHHETTHTRIKAFACEICGKTFSVKGEVVRHRAIHNEEKLFDCKCGMKFGQKRYLRNHIKQHHTEASSWLLEELVENNN, encoded by the exons ATGGAATCTGAAAATTCTGTCATGTTGGAATCATGCGGGGAGGATTCAATCTTAATCCAAACCGTGAAAAACATGGTTACAGGAAATACAAGTGCCGAATTGGAAAGTGAGGAAGAAGGATTTTTTGTAGTGACAGATGTTCAAAGTAAAGAACAAAATTCAATAGAAGTGTCCAACGAGGAATCAGTGATAACTCAACCCGAAGAACGATTATCATGGTCCAATTTATGCAGAGTATGTGCCAATATCAATCATCATCTAATTCCAATATTTGAAGGGGAAGGATTACAACATGACTTGTGTAGTAAAATACACAAGTATTTGCCTATACAT GTATCTGAAACAGACACGCTTCCATTGCAATTATGTTATCATTGTGCTGCGACATTATTAGCATGGCACGAGCTCCTAGAAGGATGTTTAAACGCAGAAAGACGATTATTAGAAATACAGCATGCGTTACAAGAAAAACAG AATTCAGAAGGATTGGAAGCTTGTACACAAGATACGTCAGTGTACAATGTAGTAGAATCTATT CATCAACAACAGGAAACCGTGAAGGGCGACAGTTATGGAGAATCAACTGTTAACGACTCTGACAG GTGGAAGAACGAGTCTGATGGCGTCGCACGATTAGCAATGATCGAACGCGAAAATGCAAACGGCGAAGAGATAGAATACGTCCAGTGCACTCAATGCGATATCGTCTTCGTAAACATGAAGTATTTTATAGACCATATGAATGCTGAGCACGAGGCTCGGATGCATTATTGTCAGTATTGTAAACTAGTGTACCATGGTCGAGATAAAGACTTCGAAGAGCACATGTTGATGCATAACGATGGCGGCTATGAGGAACCAAAATATACCGCTAAAACTGAAACACTGGCATGTGTGAACAATGTAAAGAACTCTCCACCCGAAGAAGGTCCTACCGGAAATGATGCAAAGGATACGTTGCGTTATACTTGTAACTTCTGCgagaaaaattttacaaaaaaatccgAATTAAAGAAACatataaataaacattccgATGTAAATCAGATTCAAAATCCAGACGAGACGGAACTTGTAAGCAGAGCAAAACAGCTGATCAATCATCGAATCTCGTATAAGTGCGGCACGTGCAAGAAGGTTATATTCACGAAACGAGGCTTCTTGCGTCACATTCGTGTGCATTTCGACAAACGGCCGTGTAAGTGCGACTTATGTGGAAAATCCTATCGAATCGAACAAGATTTGGCTAGGCATATAAGAGATGTTCATGAAGGATTGAAAAAGTACGCCTGCGACATCTGTGGTCGTGCGTTTGCGAACAAAGGGGCGAAAGATGATCATCGCAGGATTCATACAGGGGAGCGTCCGTACGCATGTGAACATTGCCCAAAAGTGTTTCGTACATTGAATTCTATTTACATTCATAATCGTGTGCACACTGACTACAAACCTCATCGATGCTCGTATTGCGGTAAACACTTTAGAAATAGACAAAGGTTAACTCATCACGAGACCACACATACACGCATCAAAGCATTCGCTTGCGAGATTTGCGGTAAAACGTTCTCAGTTAAAGGAGAAGTTGTACGACATCGTGCGATACACAATGAAGAGAAACTGTTCGACTGCAAATGCGGCATGAAATTTGGCCAAAAGAGATACCTGAGGAACCATATAAAACAGCATCATACAGAGGCATCTTCATGGCTGCTAGAGGAGCtagtagaaaataataattga
- the LOC143146012 gene encoding uncharacterized protein LOC143146012 isoform X1 has translation MESENSVMLESCGEDSILIQTVKNMVTGNTSAELESEEEGFFVVTDVQSKEQNSIEVSNEESVITQPEERLSWSNLCRVCANINHHLIPIFEGEGLQHDLCSKIHKYLPIHVSETDTLPLQLCYHCAATLLAWHELLEGCLNAERRLLEIQHALQEKQNSEGLEACTQDTSVYNVVESIHQQQETVKGDSYGESTVNDSDRFGLPQKKSFAAYCSWHTTTMCTNNIIQTTNKYTFRKKFNETNIEESVTRKSNDNNSTNFFNNSNSINLNIPDVVLCPRNCSNETVPSTKTYISSPKKQYICKNCQHCFKRECHLMRHATKCKNKTKHSIKIKNMNSKNESASKQLYNREDKHINDEGRQNWKLYQKCKRKRLETYPCIYCDYTAKKKKLLEVHAMESHPEFIEKKDKKLRCVDRELVMRAKIEVDGKVYYHCNQCGKNLYSPYTFFWHVRIHTGERPYTCHLCGKQFRVNQGLARHLRDTHAGIKNFPCDICGRMFTTKRNAEDHRRIHTGERPYVCNVCGKSFKQKASLFVHNRTHSDVFPFKCNYCDQSFRTRPPLTIHITKHTGEKPHACDICGRCFRIKYELKRHRLVHFDEKPWQCTECDLSFRQKRYLVNHKRLNHGTNSFAMVVK, from the exons ATGGAATCTGAAAATTCTGTCATGTTGGAATCATGCGGGGAGGATTCAATCTTAATCCAAACCGTGAAAAACATGGTTACAGGAAATACAAGTGCCGAATTGGAAAGTGAGGAAGAAGGATTTTTTGTAGTGACAGATGTTCAAAGTAAAGAACAAAATTCAATAGAAGTGTCCAACGAGGAATCAGTGATAACTCAACCCGAAGAACGATTATCATGGTCCAATTTATGCAGAGTATGTGCCAATATCAATCATCATCTAATTCCAATATTTGAAGGGGAAGGATTACAACATGACTTGTGTAGTAAAATACACAAGTATTTGCCTATACAT GTATCTGAAACAGACACGCTTCCATTGCAATTATGTTATCATTGTGCTGCGACATTATTAGCATGGCACGAGCTCCTAGAAGGATGTTTAAACGCAGAAAGACGATTATTAGAAATACAGCATGCGTTACAAGAAAAACAG AATTCAGAAGGATTGGAAGCTTGTACACAAGATACGTCAGTGTACAATGTAGTAGAATCTATT CATCAACAACAGGAAACCGTGAAGGGCGACAGTTATGGAGAATCAACTGTTAACGACTCTGACAG gTTTGGTCTACCTCAGAAGAAATCCTTCGCGGCATACTGTTCGTGGCATACGACAACGATGTGCACAAATAATATAATTCAAACCactaacaaatatacatttcgcAAGAAATTCAATGAAACAAATATAGAAGAAAGTGTTACAAGAAAAAGTAACGATAACAACAGCACgaatttctttaataattcaaacagtataaatttaaatataccagATGTGGTGCTATGTCCTAGAAATTGCTCGAACGAGACAGTACCATCAACTAAAACATACATTAGTTCACCAAAGAAACAATACATATGCAAAAACTGTCAGCATTGTTTTAAGAGAGAATGCCATCTAATGCGACACGCGaccaaatgtaaaaataaaacgaaacacaGTATCAAGATAAAAAATATGAACTCGAAGAACGAAAGCGCATCAAAACAGTTGTACAACAGAGAAGATAAACATATAAATGACGAAGGTAGACAAAATTGGAAATTGTATCAGAAGTGTAAAAGGAAAAGACTTGAAACATATCCATGCATCTATTGCGATTACACGGCTAAAAAGAAAAAGCTACTCGAAGTTCATGCAATGGAGTCGCATCCAGAATTCATCGAGAAGAAAGACAAGAAGCTAAGATGTGTTGATCGAGAACTGGTAATGCGTGCTAAGATAGAGGTGGATGGAAAAGTTTACTATCACTGTAACCAGTGTGGTAAAAATCTTTATTCGCCATATACGTTTTTTTGGCATGTACGAATACACACCGGAGAACGGCCATACACCTGCCACCTATGTGGTAAACAGTTTCGCGTGAATCAGGGTCTAGCTAGACATTTGCGTGATACTCATGCCGGTATAAAGAATTTCCCCTGCGACATTTGTGGACGAATGTTTACCACAAAGCGCAACGCGGAAGATCACAGACGTATACACACGGGCGAACGACCGTATGTCTGCAACGTTTGCGGAAAATCGTTCAAGCAGAAAGCTTCTCTGTTCGTGCATAATCGCACTCATTCGGATGTTTTTCCTTTCAAATGTAATTACTGTGACCAGAGTTTTCGTACAAGACCGCCGCTCACAATTCACATAACTAAACATACCGGCGAGAAGCCACACGCGTGCGACATATGTGGCCGGTGCTTTCGTATCAAATACGAGTTAAAGCGTCATCGACTGGTACACTTTGATGAAAAACCGTGGCAGTGCACGGAATGTGATCTCTCATTCCGTCAAAAACGCTATCTAGTTAACCATAAGAGACTTAACCATGGTACGAATTCATTCGCGATGGTCGTAAAATAG
- the LOC143146012 gene encoding uncharacterized protein LOC143146012 isoform X3 → MESENSVMLESCGEDSILIQTVKNMVTGNTSAELESEEEGFFVVTDVQSKEQNSIEVSNEESVITQPEERLSWSNLCRVCANINHHLIPIFEGEGLQHDLCSKIHKYLPIHVSETDTLPLQLCYHCAATLLAWHELLEGCLNAERRLLEIQHALQEKQNSEGLEACTQDTSVYNVVESIHQQQETVKGDSYGESTVNDSDRSSNMRTPFKVFLDTQNVFWKPYRKKYQLQERKPTDSGDYDSVWITVMNSTLDQPVIMPDPLQNNDINVKEEVSQLYKSNSLEKLRLASETYKSADPSQTKNRDKRMKGKCKLCSSGMSSSKDSCEHTKHKSTVDIQKSYQCVECGKCFKLKDSYLRHTRIHRDERPFTCHVCGKQFRDSGGLSRHLKDVHAKLKNFTCDICGKSFASKATREDHRRTHTGERPYTCDSCRKTFKSKASLYIHSKLHTDEFPHPCSYCNKKFRRRQEMLAHVTTHTGEKNYGCDVCSKRFRVKSELVRHKLIHSETKPFVCVKCGLAFRQKRYLNNHIKSRHVETLQAC, encoded by the exons ATGGAATCTGAAAATTCTGTCATGTTGGAATCATGCGGGGAGGATTCAATCTTAATCCAAACCGTGAAAAACATGGTTACAGGAAATACAAGTGCCGAATTGGAAAGTGAGGAAGAAGGATTTTTTGTAGTGACAGATGTTCAAAGTAAAGAACAAAATTCAATAGAAGTGTCCAACGAGGAATCAGTGATAACTCAACCCGAAGAACGATTATCATGGTCCAATTTATGCAGAGTATGTGCCAATATCAATCATCATCTAATTCCAATATTTGAAGGGGAAGGATTACAACATGACTTGTGTAGTAAAATACACAAGTATTTGCCTATACAT GTATCTGAAACAGACACGCTTCCATTGCAATTATGTTATCATTGTGCTGCGACATTATTAGCATGGCACGAGCTCCTAGAAGGATGTTTAAACGCAGAAAGACGATTATTAGAAATACAGCATGCGTTACAAGAAAAACAG AATTCAGAAGGATTGGAAGCTTGTACACAAGATACGTCAGTGTACAATGTAGTAGAATCTATT CATCAACAACAGGAAACCGTGAAGGGCGACAGTTATGGAGAATCAACTGTTAACGACTCTGACAG GTCCAGTAATATGCGGACACCATTTAAGGTGTTCTTAGACACGCAGAATGTATTTTGGAAGCCATACAGAAAAAAATACCAACTACAAGAAAGAAAGCCTACAGATAGCGGAGACTACGATTCGGTATGGATCACTGTCATGAATTCAACACTTGATCAACCTGTTATAATGCCTGATCCGTTACAAAATAACGATATCAATGTAAAGGAAGAGGTTTCCCAGCTGTATAAATCaaatagtttagaaaaattgAGGCTAGCAAGTGAAACATACAAGTCGGCAGATCCTTCGCAAACAAAAAATAGAGATAAAAGGATGAAAGGAAAATGTAAACTTTGTTCCAGTGGCATGAGCAGCTCTAAAGATTCTTGTGAACATACAAAGCACAAGAGTACTGTCGATATTCAGAAATCTTATCAATGCGTTGAATGCGGGAAATGCTTTAAACTAAAAGATTCATACCTGAGACACACAAGGATTCATAGAGACGAAAGACCATTTACTTGTCACGTATGCGGAAAACAATTCCGGGATTCCGGTGGTCTTTCCAGACATTTGAAAGACGTACACGCAAAACTTAAAAATTTCACCTGCGATATCTGCGGTAAGTCTTTCGCGTCTAAAGCCACGAGAGAGGATCATCGTAGAACGCATACAGGAGAAAGACCTTATACATGCGACTCGTGTAGAAAAACCTTTAAATCAAAAGCTTCCCTATACATTCACAGTAAATTACACACAGACGAGTTTCCGCATCCATGTTCTTATTGTAACAAAAAGTTCCGTAGAAGACAGGAAATGCTAGCTCATGTTACGACTCACACAGGAGAGAAGAATTATGGTTGTGACGTGTGTTCGAAAAGGTTTAGAGTAAAATCGGAACTAGTTAGGCATAAGCTAATTCACTCCGAGACTAAACCGTTCGTTTGCGTGAAATGTGGTCTTGCCTTCCGACAAAAACGTTATTTGAACAATCACATTAAAAGCAGACACGTTGAAACTTTACAAGCATGTTAA
- the LOC143146014 gene encoding uncharacterized protein LOC143146014 isoform X1: protein MQRVLSFQMARGLSESSEFVTKRMCFSFLFSIGFICILCGFLLGRFTTQRTIESHAEKKRLEFAGNGLESTEYLQHLLLVQLESASLLDADFEMNWESFNLRDDAVHRVRGILSNMSLIHRVVVHPSCIFANTRGSREPDRYVVVSAGGEGVGIVLELAKIMNDIQRKHGWRPRRSLIFCLILGSSDPCSEILSKDTFVHSRVTAYIVVHHRALQGNGPFIASGSDIVQSVVLEAASIVNNVDFRNNQLISLNNISYNSTTSRLALDIPHAVLSFTNNGITFDETDDKRKWRKIILAQILSQTVWRLSECLIMKWNPSHFNKTVSKALESVDNTKFLTNIDKIQETSVKLLNNVEILNGMIDAIDSTNILDTRILNDLTMDLDRALLCSDAKHRSRTDWVEFFRLDHESFNIILTHLDEISKCYETAVQVLQNK, encoded by the exons ATGCAACGGGTTCTTAGCTTTCAAATGGCTCGCGGACTCAGCGAGTCGAGCGAGTTCGTAACGAAACGTAtgtgtttttcgtttcttttttccatcgGTTTCATCTGTATTCTCTGTGGGTTCTTGCTTGGTCGTTTCACCACACAAAGGACCATAGAATCACACGCGGAAAAGAAACGTCTCGAATTTGCGGGAAACGGCCTCGAGAGTACCGAATACCTTCAACATTTGTTGCTCGTGCAACTAGAAAGTGCATCACTCCTCGATGCTGATTTCGAAAT GAATTGGGAGTCTTTCAATTTGAGGGATGATGCGGTACATCGAGTACGTGGAATTCTGTCAAATATGTCGCTTATTCATCGAGTTGTGGTACATCCATCGTGCATCTTTGCAAACACTCGAGGATCCAGAGAGCCTG ACAGGTATGTTGTTGTATCGGCTGGCGGCGAAGGTGTTGGTATTGTTTTGGAACTGGCAAAAATTATGAATGATATTCAAAGGAAACACGGTTGGAGACCTCGTCGATCTCTTATTttttgtttgattttgggatctTCGGATCCCTGTTCAGAAATACTGTCCAAAGACACCTTCGTGCACTCTAGAGTTACAGCTTATATTGTTGTACATCATCGAGCTTTACAAG GTAATGGTCCCTTTATTGCATCAGGTTCGGACATAGTACAGTCTGTGGTTTTAGAAGCTGCTAGCATTGTAAATAATGTTGACTTTCGCAACAACCAATTGATATCTTTAAACAACATATCTTATAATAGTACAACTTCTCGTCTTGCTTTAGATATACCCCATGCAGTATTGTCATTCACA AACAATGGCATCACCTTCGATGAAACCGATGACAAAAGAAAATggcgtaaaataattttagcaCAAATACTTAGTCAAACTGTTTGGAGACTGTCCGAATGTTTAATTATGAAATGGAATCCAAGTCATTTCAATAAAACTGTTTCCAAAGCACTGGAGTCCGTAGATAATactaaatttttaacaaacataG ataaaatACAAGAAACTTCTGTCAAATTGTTGAACaacgttgaaattttaaatgGAATGATTGATGCGATCGATAGCACCAA TATACTCGATACAAGGATATTAAACGATTTGACAATGGATTTGGATAGAGCTCTTCTGTGTTCCGATGCGAAACATCGATCCAGAACCGATTGGGTAGAGTTTTTTCGACTAGATCACGAATCTTTTAACATAATCTTAACGCACCTTGACGAGATATCAAAATGTTACGAAACAGCTGTCCaagttttacaaaataaatag
- the Saysd1 gene encoding SAYSVFN motif domain containing 1 — translation MYSVGIKERLDAYRRRKRREEMTKTIKNGIQITLPWNNEKTIEDPLLTASPDDVEDVQDVEATVDTDDNRDQSSYPILRKVMNILYFVLWATLYIIAIKFEFGAVYFVVSALIFIWLNTHTRQKKLGELSAYSVFNPDCKAIEGTLNASQLEREIRYGIGSIH, via the exons ATGTACAGTGTCGGTATAAAGGAGAGACTCGATGCTTATAGGCGTCGAAAACGCAGGGAAGAAATGACGAAAACAATTAAGAACGGAATACAAATTACTTTACCATGGAATAACGAAAAAACGATTGAAGATCCGTTGCTGACAGCATCACCAGATGACGTCGAG GATGTCCAAGATGTGGAAGCTACCGTAGATACGGACGATAACAGGGACCAATCGTCGTATCCAATCTTAAGGAAAGTAATGAACATACTCTACTTTGTTCTATGGGCCACCTTGTACATAATTGCGATTAAATTTGAATTCGGAGCAGTATATTTTGTTGTATCCGCGTTAATATTTATTTGGCTGAATACTCACACCAGACAAAAAAAGTTAGGTGAACTCAGTGCTTATTCAGTTTTTAATCCAGACTGTAAAGCTATCGAAGGAACGCTTAATGCTTCGCAGTTAGAAAGAGAAATAAGATACGGTATAGGAAGTATAcattaa
- the LOC143146014 gene encoding uncharacterized protein LOC143146014 isoform X2, with protein sequence MQRVLSFQMARGLSESSEFVTKRMCFSFLFSIGFICILCGFLLGRFTTQRTIESHAEKKRLEFAGNGLESTEYLQHLLLVQLESASLLDADFEMNWESFNLRDDAVHRVRGILSNMSLIHRVVVHPSCIFANTRGSREPDRYVVVSAGGEGVGIVLELAKIMNDIQRKHGWRPRRSLIFCLILGSSDPCSEILSKDTFVHSRVTAYIVVHHRALQGSDIVQSVVLEAASIVNNVDFRNNQLISLNNISYNSTTSRLALDIPHAVLSFTNNGITFDETDDKRKWRKIILAQILSQTVWRLSECLIMKWNPSHFNKTVSKALESVDNTKFLTNIDKIQETSVKLLNNVEILNGMIDAIDSTNILDTRILNDLTMDLDRALLCSDAKHRSRTDWVEFFRLDHESFNIILTHLDEISKCYETAVQVLQNK encoded by the exons ATGCAACGGGTTCTTAGCTTTCAAATGGCTCGCGGACTCAGCGAGTCGAGCGAGTTCGTAACGAAACGTAtgtgtttttcgtttcttttttccatcgGTTTCATCTGTATTCTCTGTGGGTTCTTGCTTGGTCGTTTCACCACACAAAGGACCATAGAATCACACGCGGAAAAGAAACGTCTCGAATTTGCGGGAAACGGCCTCGAGAGTACCGAATACCTTCAACATTTGTTGCTCGTGCAACTAGAAAGTGCATCACTCCTCGATGCTGATTTCGAAAT GAATTGGGAGTCTTTCAATTTGAGGGATGATGCGGTACATCGAGTACGTGGAATTCTGTCAAATATGTCGCTTATTCATCGAGTTGTGGTACATCCATCGTGCATCTTTGCAAACACTCGAGGATCCAGAGAGCCTG ACAGGTATGTTGTTGTATCGGCTGGCGGCGAAGGTGTTGGTATTGTTTTGGAACTGGCAAAAATTATGAATGATATTCAAAGGAAACACGGTTGGAGACCTCGTCGATCTCTTATTttttgtttgattttgggatctTCGGATCCCTGTTCAGAAATACTGTCCAAAGACACCTTCGTGCACTCTAGAGTTACAGCTTATATTGTTGTACATCATCGAGCTTTACAAG GTTCGGACATAGTACAGTCTGTGGTTTTAGAAGCTGCTAGCATTGTAAATAATGTTGACTTTCGCAACAACCAATTGATATCTTTAAACAACATATCTTATAATAGTACAACTTCTCGTCTTGCTTTAGATATACCCCATGCAGTATTGTCATTCACA AACAATGGCATCACCTTCGATGAAACCGATGACAAAAGAAAATggcgtaaaataattttagcaCAAATACTTAGTCAAACTGTTTGGAGACTGTCCGAATGTTTAATTATGAAATGGAATCCAAGTCATTTCAATAAAACTGTTTCCAAAGCACTGGAGTCCGTAGATAATactaaatttttaacaaacataG ataaaatACAAGAAACTTCTGTCAAATTGTTGAACaacgttgaaattttaaatgGAATGATTGATGCGATCGATAGCACCAA TATACTCGATACAAGGATATTAAACGATTTGACAATGGATTTGGATAGAGCTCTTCTGTGTTCCGATGCGAAACATCGATCCAGAACCGATTGGGTAGAGTTTTTTCGACTAGATCACGAATCTTTTAACATAATCTTAACGCACCTTGACGAGATATCAAAATGTTACGAAACAGCTGTCCaagttttacaaaataaatag